From a region of the Ovis aries strain OAR_USU_Benz2616 breed Rambouillet chromosome 2, ARS-UI_Ramb_v3.0, whole genome shotgun sequence genome:
- the LOC114113006 gene encoding interferon omega-1: MAFVLSLLMALVLVSYGQGGSLGCDLSQNHVLVGSQNLRLLGQMRRLSLRFCLQDRKDFAFPQEMVEGGRLQEAQAISVLHEMLQQSFNLFHTESSSAAWDTTLLEQLRTGLHQQLDDLDACLGQVTGEEDSALGRTGPTLAMKRYFQGIHVYLKEKGYSDCAWEIVRLEIMRSLSSSTSLHKRLRMMDGDLSSP; this comes from the coding sequence ATGGCCTTCGTGCTCTCTCTACTCATGGCCCTGGTGCTGGTCAGCTACGGCCAGGGAGGATCCCTGGGCTGTGACCTGTCTCAGAACCACGTGCTGGTTGGCAGCCAGAACCTCAGGCTCCTGGGCCAAATGAGGAGACTCTCCCTTCGCTTCTGTCTGCAGGACAGAAAAGACTTCGCTTtcccccaggagatggtggagggcgGCCGgctccaggaggcccaggccaTCTCTGTGCTCCACGAGATGCTCCAGCAGAGCTTCAACCTCTTCCACACAGAGAGCTCCTCTGCTGCCTGGGACACCACCCTCCTGGAGCAGCTCCGCACTGGACTCCATCAGCAGCTGGATGACCTGGATGCCTGCCTGGGGCAGGTGACGGGAGAGGAAGACTCTGCCCTGGGAAGGACGGGCCCCACCCTGGCCATGAAGAGGTATTTCCAGGGCATCCATGTCTACCTGAAAGAGAAGGGATATAGTGACTGCGCCTGGGAAATTGTCAGACTGGAAATCATGAGATCCTTGTCTTCATCAACCAGCTTGCACAAAAGGTTAAGAATGATGGATGGAGACCTGAGCTCACCTTGA